The Branchiostoma lanceolatum isolate klBraLanc5 chromosome 10, klBraLanc5.hap2, whole genome shotgun sequence genome has a window encoding:
- the LOC136443800 gene encoding golgin subfamily A member 6-like protein 4 has product MQAAQLSPYPVGSPTHGTAALDNMDKLIQNLEFENKQQVKLIEKENEEREELERQTQDKKEEIASMQKAISQMDEDTKRLHRQFKYNRDNVGSLKRTCQLLYEHEEALKHKLKDVTNAGDKQRTDCAKMLEHFQNVWTKHQQVYESMPKVKTLRERQAALHNLQDTIKQAIQRIEQLNSTIRNLENPTEEDAQMPVFPNLQSCIIKLAELKVDTTKNHAQVKEMKVNIRKLTEEVEEKTAERDRIIKEREAELQRRCEVEARREREKKQQEEQQEKEQQMREQQQRENEARQRQEAQQHTSQQEATSQYFSSLIPSQSNSVAAASLHPGAPSSATPAPEQGVPQFPGLTSIGLGAKAPQAFPLLQPVQRKSPPKITIPTLMSPLPRPAPQPPTLMSPLPRHAPQPRQVPSFNFQHRQLPVVQQKAPVLQMYRPPNMPAQQPLLRQVQELQLRQKIDLQPTSRSPTKVAGNQALEGSPARMGDNQEQRDEEDSTGVATGPMTPGPVHLPCIPPGSTSTPVTPGNTSAPVTPGNSAPVTPANSNPSTPGEEAGSTSTSPFNMEKHRQHLLQLTSTSPGFSMSSRPMYQAEGGANQEEVWDFYLILGHNRFVGSVTS; this is encoded by the exons ATGCAGGCTGCCCAGTTGTCCCCCTACCCCGTCGGCTCCCCCACCCACGGGACGGCAGCTCTGGACAACATGGACAAGCTCATACAGAACCTCG AATTTGAGAACAAACAACAGGTCAAGCTGATAGAAAAGGAGAATGAAGAGAGAGAAG AACTTGAGCGTCAGACACAGGATAAGAAAGAGGAGATTGCCAGCATGCAGAAAGCCATCTCACAGATGGACGAGGACACCAAACGGCTCCACAGGCAGTTCAAGTACAACAGGGACAACGTGGGAAG CCTGAAGAGAACCTGTCAGCTGCTATATGAACATGAGGAAGCTCTGAAACACAAGTTGAAGGATGTGACCAACGCTGGAGACAAGCAAAG gACCGACTGTGCTAAGATGTTGGAACACTTCCAAAACGTGTGGACAAAACACCAACAAGTGTACGAAAGCATGCCAAAG GTGAAAACTCTGAGAGAGAGGCAGGCAGCCTTACACAATCTCCAGGACACGATCAAACAAGCCATTCAACGGATAGAGCAGCTCAACAGCACCATCAGAAATCTGGAGAACCCCACAGAAGAAG ATGCACAGATGCCAGTTTTCCCCAACCTACAATCCTGTATCATTAAGCT GGCTGAGCTGAAGGTGGACACCACCAAGAACCACGCCCAGGTGAAGGAGATGAAGGTCAACATCAGGAAACTGACGGAGGAAGTCGAGGAGAAGACAGCTGAGAGAGACAGGATCATTAAG GAGCGTGAGGCCGAGCTGCAGAGACGTTGTGAGGTGGAGGCAAGGAGGGAGAGGGAGAAGAAACAGCAGGAAGAGCAACAAGAGAAGGAACAGCAGATGAGAGAACAACAACAGAG GGAGAATGAGGCCCGACAGAGGCAAGAAGCCCAGCAGCACACATCACAGCAGGAAGCCACGTCCCAGTACTTCTCATCCCTCATCCCCAGTCAGAGCAACTCAGTTGCAGCTGCCAGCCTCCATCCTGGGGCTCCATCGTCTGCTACCCCTGCTCCAGAACAGGGTGTTCCTCAGTTCCCTGGTTTAACCAGCATTGGACTTGGAGCTAAAGCACCTCAAGCTTTCCCACTTTTACAG CCAGTCCAGAGGAAGTCCCCCCCTAAGATCACCATCCCCACCCTGAtgtcccccctccccagacCTGCCCCCCAGCCCCCCACCCTGAtgtcccccctccccagacACGCGCCCCAGCCCAGACAGGTGCCCAGCTTCAACTTCCAACACAGGCAACTG CCTGTAGTTCAACAGAAGGCCCCCGTGCTGCAGATGTACAGGCCGCCCAACATGCCAGCTCAGCAGCCCCTCCTCAGGCAGGTCCAGGAACTGCAGCTGAGGCAGAAGATAGACCTCCAGCCGACGAGCCGCAGTCCAACCAAGGTGGCAGGGAATCAG GCGCTTGAGGGCAGCCCAGCAAGGATGGGAGATAACCAAGAGCAGAGGGATGAGGAGGATAGTACCG GTGTTGCAACCGGTCCCATGACACCTGGTCCTGTCCACCTGCCGTGCATCCCACCTGGCAGCACCtccacacctgtcacacctgggAACACCTCTGCACCTGTGACACCTGGGAACAGTGCACCTGTCACACCTGCCAACAGTAACCCGAGCACACCTGGCGAGGAGGCTGGCAGCACCTCCACCAGCCCCTTCAACATGGAGAAGCACAG GCAGCACCTTCTCCAGCTGACCTCGACCTCCCCGGGATTCTCCATGTCGAGCCGACCCATGTACCAGGCAGAGGGGGGAGCCAACCAGGAGGAGGTTTGGGATTTTTACTTGATTTTAGGCCACAATAGATTTGTTGGTTCTGTGACATCTTGA
- the LOC136442795 gene encoding F-actin-capping protein subunit beta isoform X2, translating to MATLDQQLDCALDLMRRLPPQQIEKNLSDLIDLVPNLCEDLLSSVDQPLKIARDKQIGKDYLLCDYNRDGDSYRSPWSNVYDPPLLDGAMPSERLRKLEIEANNAFEQYRDMYFEGGVSSVYLWDLDHGFAGVILIKKAGDGSKKIKGCWDSIHVIEVQEKSSGRSAHYKLTSTAMLWLQTNKQGSGTMNLGGSLTRQMESDSNVNESSPHIANIGKMVEDMENKIRNTLNEIYFGKTKDIVNSLRSVVPLPDQKQQALLRQDLAQALKKRAGNDS from the exons ATG GCGACCCTAGACCAGCAGCTGGACTGTGCGCTGGACCTGATGCGCCGACTCCCCCCTCAGCAGATCGAGAAGAACCTCAGCGACCTCATCGACTTG GTGCCTAACCTGTGTGAAGATTTACTGTCGTCGGTCGACCAGCCGCTGAAGATCGCTCGTGACAAACAAATCGGGAAGGACTACCTTCTGTGCGACTACAACAGGGACGGGGACTCCTACAG GTCTCCCTGGAGTAATGTATACGACCCTCCCCTCCTGGACGGAGCCATGCCGTCGGAGAGGTTGAGGAAACTGGAGATAGAAGCCAACAATGCCTTTGAGCAGTACAGGGACAT GTATTTCGAGGGAGGCGTGTCGTCGGTATACCTGTGGGATCTAGATCATGGATTCGCAGGCGTGATCCTGATCAAAAAGGCGGGAGACGGATCCAAGAAGATCAAGGGATGCTGGGATTCCATCCACGTTATAGAAGTTCAG gagAAGAGTAGTGGGAGGAGCGCACACTACAAGCTGACCTCCACGGCCATGTTGTGGTTACAGACGAACAAGCAGGGGTCCGGAACAATGAACCTGGGGGGTAGCTTGACTCGACAG ATGGAGTCAGATTCCAATGTTAATGAATCGAGTCCCCACATCGCCAACATTGGCAAGATGGTTGAG GACATGGAGAATAAAATCCGCAACACATTGAATGAAATCTACTTTGGCAAGACAAAGGATATCGTCAATAGCCTAAG GTCTGTGGTGCCGCTTCCCGATCAGAAGCAACAGGCTCTACTGAGGCAAGACTTGGCCCAGGCACTTAAGAAACGAGCGGGCAACGACTCCTAG
- the LOC136442795 gene encoding F-actin-capping protein subunit beta isoform X1, with translation MATLDQQLDCALDLMRRLPPQQIEKNLSDLIDLVPNLCEDLLSSVDQPLKIARDKQIGKDYLLCDYNRDGDSYRSPWSNVYDPPLLDGAMPSERLRKLEIEANNAFEQYRDMYFEGGVSSVYLWDLDHGFAGVILIKKAGDGSKKIKGCWDSIHVIEVQEKSSGRSAHYKLTSTAMLWLQTNKQGSGTMNLGGSLTRQMESDSNVNESSPHIANIGKMVEDMENKIRNTLNEIYFGKTKDIVNSLRSVVPLSEVKRWKVLQNEIVGALETRKMEQGKKKESK, from the exons ATG GCGACCCTAGACCAGCAGCTGGACTGTGCGCTGGACCTGATGCGCCGACTCCCCCCTCAGCAGATCGAGAAGAACCTCAGCGACCTCATCGACTTG GTGCCTAACCTGTGTGAAGATTTACTGTCGTCGGTCGACCAGCCGCTGAAGATCGCTCGTGACAAACAAATCGGGAAGGACTACCTTCTGTGCGACTACAACAGGGACGGGGACTCCTACAG GTCTCCCTGGAGTAATGTATACGACCCTCCCCTCCTGGACGGAGCCATGCCGTCGGAGAGGTTGAGGAAACTGGAGATAGAAGCCAACAATGCCTTTGAGCAGTACAGGGACAT GTATTTCGAGGGAGGCGTGTCGTCGGTATACCTGTGGGATCTAGATCATGGATTCGCAGGCGTGATCCTGATCAAAAAGGCGGGAGACGGATCCAAGAAGATCAAGGGATGCTGGGATTCCATCCACGTTATAGAAGTTCAG gagAAGAGTAGTGGGAGGAGCGCACACTACAAGCTGACCTCCACGGCCATGTTGTGGTTACAGACGAACAAGCAGGGGTCCGGAACAATGAACCTGGGGGGTAGCTTGACTCGACAG ATGGAGTCAGATTCCAATGTTAATGAATCGAGTCCCCACATCGCCAACATTGGCAAGATGGTTGAG GACATGGAGAATAAAATCCGCAACACATTGAATGAAATCTACTTTGGCAAGACAAAGGATATCGTCAATAGCCTAAG GTCGGTTGTGCCTCTGTCGGAGGTAAAACGGTGGAAAGTCCTGCAGAATGAAATAGTCGGGGCCTTAGAAACCCGCAAGATGGAGCAGGGGAAAAAGAAAGAGAGCAAATAG